The DNA segment ACCAGCTATTTCTGCGACAGTTTAGCCAGCCAACACATAAAGGTAGGCAAAGTTCTAAACAGCATTCAAATGTCTAAAATAATGCTAGCGTACAACAGTTCACAGCGCAGGACATCATAAAAAATGCTGTTTTGTCCTTGCACGTATACAGTACAGAAAAGTACTGACAGATAAATGGTGTGGCATgaggaacacacaaaaaaaaaattacgctacTTAAGCACTGATGCTTTCAGAAACATTCCACGCCTTTCCATTGACATTCTTGAGCACAGCCCTCAGTGTGACGCCAGGACCACACTCAAAAGTCCGAGGAAACTCTTCACCAACATCTCGGTTGTAAACCACTTGCATTAGTTGCTCCCACTTGACCGGCATCACCTGTAATCAAGACCCAAACAAAGGACTTAACCTGAAGTGAACTTATCTGTCAGGAAAAACATAGCACATACTTttgtaacagtagcttggtttgggctagttggtaacagttcttagaaaacatagcgcaaaaaggacacggacgacacagaagtggacaggacaggcgctaacttgcaactttatatttcgaaaagccaccacgtctaatatataggagccgatcaccaccatcaagcgatgagcatgcgcaaagaagagcacaatcaggattgcagcgtgtgaaaaataagcaaaaattacgataaaataacaaaatgaaaacacggtgccgggggaacactgaaagaaaagagacatcgtgtaccgaaacttactgcaaaaagcgctttacaagcttgtcaatgttaagaaccaaacagataacgcggcaaaaagggagagaaacagatcgactaaaagatgaggggagtgtacaaggctccacactgagacaagcacgtggtgaagaaagacagaatgacaatggggaagcaacattgatgggtcatggcaatggaagtaaaatatagcagaaatttaggccaaaaacagataagggttgtgatactatacataatcaaatgaaaaaatattgaaaaagtttgaaattaggaaacaatgaaaatatatgtatatgaaaaatacagaaagacctaaacagaaaaaggataaaactagaagtacaaaaacacgagtgtagagggctccacgctaaaacaacgagggggggggggggggggggggggggcaaatatgagaaaggaaataacaactgaagtaaaagtcaataatatgccaaggaatagtagcagcaggaaaaacccaaaggaaaagcggaaccgttccagttcacaacaccataaatattttttacacatggttcacacctacagatagccatcaaggaattcaacttcactgtccagtaattgaatagaaggtgcgctgacgcactttttcccagcttttcttataaaatacgcctccatgacttcacgctccgtttttcctttagctgatgttaagaattctgttttatctatttttggatagcatccactcttttgctctgtgtcacatgctttgcaatggtcgCCCAGGTTACTTCCTGTTTTGTTGCGTACGCATAATCTATGTTCTCTGGCCCTGTCATTGaagcatcttcctgtctgcccaatgtaatgacgcccgcaactggtaggaattctgtacacaacgttcgctttacattccgtaaactttgtttgatgtttcgtcgtgcagtcatctcgtttttccattttcttggtgcagaccttggaaagcttacatggggcagagaaaactacttgtacattataacgcgctgccagcttcttgaaattatgtgaaaacctatGATAATATGGTATTACCTGGACAGGAGTCTTGCCTTTTATCTCTTCACTCCCCTGCTCACTATAAGAAACTTTGGGGGCTTTCAGCTTTTGCAgaaggctttcacacactgccagtagaaggactacggggaatccagcctcctgcaggcgcctgaatTGCTCATGGATGCTGGCGGCCATACGGTGTCCGAGAACGGCACCTGGCAAAAGCTTGTTAGCTCCTACCTTCAACGGCACCTTAACACCTTGAAGACTGAGGATCCGTTCCTCATCCGAAGCTCTAAAGAATTGGTCGTCAACCTCGAGCAGGGTCCTTTTTGCGACGTGAATGGTTTTTCAATAGACAtagaagacctttattattcagtACCTCATGGAGAGTTGCTCTCAGTGCTCCGAGAAACAATATGTGAAAGCGGGGAAATAGCCTTCCAGAACGGCGCGGGAATCAGCAGCGATTCTTTCCTGTCTTTGCTGGAATTCTACCTTGCGTCCACAGCTATCTTTTCAGAAGGACATTTCTATATTCAAAaaagaggcatttgtataggttcctctgttgcgcctgtgttatgtgacctatttttatccgcgattgacaaacgcattcaagctaatctttctgaccttcctgttttaaaagtgttcagatacgttgatgatttccttattatttttagaaaatgtaaTGGAAGAAAATGCAATCTTGACAAGGAAGTGTTGAGAATTTTTTCGGAGCACGGTGCCGGGTTAAATTTTACGTGGGAATCACCTACAGATGGCCGCATTCAGTTCTTAGATATTGAATTAGATTTCACCAACCGTAATATCTGCTGGATGTACCATCCACGAACCAAAAAACGTCTGTTACGCTTTGACAGCAAGCACTCTAAAGTTGTTAAGCGGGGTATCGTGTCTTCATGTCTCCACGGAGCAGCTACAAAATCCTGCACGCACCGTATGGCCGCCAGCATCCATGAGCAattcaggcgcctgcaggaggctggattccccgtagtccttctactggcagtgtgtgaaagccttcTGCAAAAGCTGAAAGCCCCCAAAGTTTCTTATAGTGAGCAGGGGAGTGAAGAGATAAAAGGCAAGACTCCTGTCCAGGTAATACCATATTATCataggttttcacataatttcaagaagctggcagcgcgttataatgtacaagtagttttctctgccccatgtaagctttccaaggtctgcaccaagaaaatggaaaaacgagatgactgcacgacgaaacatcaaacaaagtttacggaatgtaaagcgaacgttgtgtacagaattcctaccagttgcgggcgtcattacattgggcagacaggaagatgcttcaatgacagggccagagaacatagattatgcgtacgcaacaaaacaggaagtaacctggccgaccattgcaaagcatgtgacacagagcaaaagagtggatgctatccaaaaatagataaaacagaattcttaacatcagctaaaggaaaaacggagcgtgaagtcatggaggcgtattttataagaaaagctgggaaaaagtgcgtcagcgcaccttctattcaattactggacagtgaagttgaattccttgatggctatctgtaggtgtgaaccatgtgtaaaaaatatttatggtgttgtgaactggaacggttccgcttttcctttgggtttttcctgctgctactattccttggcatattattgacttttacttcagttgttatttcctttctcatatttgcccccccccccccctcgttgttttagcgtggagccctctacactcgtgtttttgtacttctagttttatcctttttctgtttaggtctttctgtatttttcatatacatatattttcattgtttcctaatttcaaactttttcaatattttttcatttgattatgtatagtatcacaacccttatctgtttttggcctaaatttctgctatattttacttccattgccatgacccatcaatgttgcttccccattgtcattctgtctttcttcaccacgtgcttgtctcagtgtggagccttgtacactcccctcatCATTTAGTCGATCTGTTTCtctccctttttgccgcgttatctgtttggttcttaacattgacaagcttgtaaagcgctttttgcagtaagtttcggtacacgatgtctcttttctttcagtgttcccccggcaccgtgttttcattttgttattttatcgtaattttttgcttatttttcacacgctgcaatcctgattgtgctcttctttgcgcatgctcatcgcttgatggtggtgatcggctcctatatattagacgtggtggcttttcgaaatataaagttgcaagttagcgcctgtcctgtccacttctgtgtcgtccgtgtcctttttgcgctatgttttctaagaacacATACTTTTATTGGGAATAATGCAGCCATGTTACAAAAGATAGTAAACTTCAGCAAGTCGTACTAATGAAATTATTTAAATAATGATTTTCTTACACTGGGCTGCTGGGTGCTATAAGTGCGAATAATAATGTGCATGCAAAATCCAAGAACTACACTTTTTTCTCAATTAGACACAGCTACCTACATGTCACAACTAAGAAACTGGGCAGTGTGTATTAAAAAATCCCCCAAAAGTGAAAGTTTTATTATTTTACACCACTAGCAAGTTGCAAGCAAAACTGTTTCGTTACTATGCCTCAAAAGAACagataaaaatgaaatgcagaaTAAAAATAGGATCAAAGTCAACTTTTCCAGCATTTTACTTTTAATTTTTACTTATGAAAGAACACCGCAGTAATAGTACTATAACATACAAACTTAAGGCCCTGAATTTAGGAAAACAATGGTGACACCTTTTTTTCACCTTTACCACTCACAAGCTTAAAATATGTTGAAGTTTTAACAGTCGCGCAAGAGAGCAAGGGATGTGCAGGATGTGTATGATGTCTTTGAACATATAATATGCACCAGAATCACCTCATGCTGAAGTAAATGCTTCCAAATAAGTATACTAACACCTACTTAGGAAAGTAACGAATATTGCCCTTCGAAAATTGACAAATACATGACTATGCCAGCTGCCTCTGCCTCTTTGCTGTACAAGAAGCGACCTCAACATGCACTATCGCACTGTGGCCAGAACAGTCTACTGAAGCCCCCCTCCCCTGGATAAACCACTAACCAGCTGTTCTTCCAGTTTGCGGCGTATTTCGTCCGGGTTGCGGTAGGCTATGCCATCCAGATTGGAATGAGTCATGATGCGGGGTGCTTTGATGTGCACTGCCTGCAGTGCCTTGGCTAGTGGCGCACGTGCAGGACGCATCAAAGCAGTGTGGAATGCCCCACTCACAGGGAGTCGCTTCATCTTCTTTACACCGAGGTCACGAGCATTTAGCTCAATAAACCTCAGTGCCTGCAAACCAAACAGTGCATGAGTTTACAGAAAGTAATTTCGTGGTCACCTGCAATCTAACTGCAGGCTTATCAATTTAGCTCAgttgactaaaaaaaaaaaagatccttgGAATCATGAGCACTGCGTCAAGCAAGCTCACAGTGAAGATAGCAGGCATAGTGGGGATGCATGGTCGCCATGTGCACAACTATTCATTCTAATTAATGGACTGCCTACCACAGTGGCTATTTATTTGGCTGCCGAGATCAAGGTCGCAGAAATTAATTCCTGTTGAGGAGATTACatttcaacggaggcgaaatgcaaaaaccaTTGTGTTGTGCGATTTCAGCACAGCATTgctgaaattattctggagtccttCAATAAGGTGCCTCTCACAGCTCACAAGAAGCTAGCGACAGTAAACCACCCCACGTTACATTTAACCAACTCCACTAGGAGAAATTCATCTCTTCCCAATAAAATAACTGAACTCAGCAGATGTGCACAAGCTGGGAGCATTAGTGAGACACAAGTCCACCAACATTTCACTTCAAACCTGTAGCTTTATGAATGAAAAATGCTTACCACTTACCTCTTCATTACCTCCAATGACTTTGCAATGAGGAAACAAGTAGTTTGCCACACTGCATACTGGGTCTTCAATATCTTTGCGAGCACACCACTCCTTGGCAAGCTTACAAATGAAGTTTGCGTTCGCCGTCGTCATCAGGAATAgagtcatcaggccacttggcACCAGTTCAGAGGCTGCTTGCATTGCTTCTCCTCGAATTTTCACCAGCCGCACCGCTAAAGGACAAATATGATGTGCCAAAATAATGCTTCACATCTTAACAGTTAAGAGCACTAATGTTGCAGCTACACTTGACTTCAATCATTGGAGTACAGAAATGAAGGCCACAATTTCAGTCTAGCAATACTAGTATTAAAGGCAAGCTAGGCCATCTTTTGTAGCTCTAGTTTAAAATAAATTTACTTGCAGAGAGGTCTGTGGCTGCTACAAAAAGAAACAAGCCCATTAAACCCCTATCTGCATGTTAACCATGACACAAATTCTCGTTCTTGGAACTGCTAATTCTAGTTCTCTAAATAGAATTACAAGCATGATGCAAAACTTGTCTTTATGCCTAAGTCAAAAGGTCGTACCATCTTCAAAGGAAATCGCCTGACTGAATACAAGGGCTGCATACTCTCCAACGCTGAAACCAGCTGCTGCCACACAGTTTTCAATGGcctgcacaaaagaaaacaaaaatcaccATTTTGGGGGCCAAAGATAAGCAAGCAGCAGTGCTAAGCTATACACATGCAAATAGGGGCAGATTTAAAGAAGGGGGAGGGGCAATAGCCTTCTGTGCGTGCAAAATTTTCTGTTGCATGACCACACCAACCTCCCTTTTTTCTGCAAATAATGCTAAATAAATACATGGTGCAT comes from the Amblyomma americanum isolate KBUSLIRL-KWMA chromosome 1, ASM5285725v1, whole genome shotgun sequence genome and includes:
- the beg gene encoding malonyl-CoA-acyl carrier protein transacylase beg, whose protein sequence is MLPVVSLVERCSRCLVSKSKSTVLRRAIASTVLRHSQDNFANDNEETLSKASKNADYKKDNVARLFRESATFDAERQQNTDVWSSPAYPVSFKVPDEEKYEETVRIDPKNTSVILFPGQGSQFVGMGRHLLQYPNVAAMYERASDILNYDLQLLCLEGPKEQLDKTVHCQAAVLVTSLAAVERLRATQPWAIENCVAAAGFSVGEYAALVFSQAISFEDAVRLVKIRGEAMQAASELVPSGLMTLFLMTTANANFICKLAKEWCARKDIEDPVCSVANYLFPHCKVIGGNEEALRFIELNARDLGVKKMKRLPVSGAFHTALMRPARAPLAKALQAVHIKAPRIMTHSNLDGIAYRNPDEIRRKLEEQLVMPVKWEQLMQVVYNRDVGEEFPRTFECGPGVTLRAVLKNVNGKAWNVSESISA